In the Archangium lipolyticum genome, ATCCAGAACGGACGGTACGACGACCATCGAATCCCCCTCGGTCGAGACAGGACCGGGAGGCTAGCCGGGATGGGGACTGGATCGCGAGCCCCCCAGGACCGCAACACCCTCATGCGCGGTAACACCGGAATGCGGTGCGTTATGGTCCTCCCATGATCCAGTTGCTCCTGATCGGCCTGCTTGCCCTGTTGGGCTCAATCGATGCGTGGGTGCTCACACCTGCCCCCGCCCCAGCCCATGCGATCCGTTCGTGTGCTCCGGTTTGCTTCTGGCCATCGTTGCCAGATTCGGGGGCGGACGGTCTGGAACGATTCCCCACCGTCGAAGCAATTGCCGGCAGGGATCGAAGCCGCCTTCCGTTCACGAAGAAGGGGAAGTCGATCGTCAAGGAGAAGAACGCCACGCAGAACGACGGAAAGATCATCTGCGAGAACTGCAAGGTGGAGACGGTTCCAGGTCAGAAGCACACCAAGGACACCACGCCTCCGTCCAACGAGGCACAGGTCGACCACGTCATCCCAAAAGTCAAGGGAGGTAAGGGTGACCCCGAGAACGGCCAGGTTCTATGCCGTGACTGCAACATCAAGAAGGGCGATAAGTCGGAATGAGGGTGTGAAATGACCGCCGATGCTTCCGAGCACTCCGTCAAGGTCTTCTTCGAGCTACAGCAGGACGAGGATGGCTATCCGCCCGTGACATGCGAGAGCATGTGGGCCACGCCAGTGGGTGATGGGCTGTACCGGCTCGGCAACATCCCCTTCTTCGCTCGTGGAGTCGCCTACGAGGACGTTGTCTCGGCGGTGCCTCGTGACGATGGCACGCTCGGCTTTGTCGAGGTCGTGCGCCCCTCCGGGCACAGCACGCTACGGGTCATCGCCTACGAGGCTTCCGAGGCCCCTGAACTGCGACGCCAGCTGGAGGCGCTCGGGTGTGACACCGAGCAGAGCCACATCCCGAACCTGTTCGCTGTCGATGTTCCCCCCTCCGTCTCCCTGGATGCGGTGAGACGCCTGCTCGAGGCGGGGGATGCCTCCGAGCACTGGGAGTACGAGGAGGCGTGTCTGGAGGGAGCCTGACGGCTACTTCAACAC is a window encoding:
- a CDS encoding HNH endonuclease — encoded protein: MIQLLLIGLLALLGSIDAWVLTPAPAPAHAIRSCAPVCFWPSLPDSGADGLERFPTVEAIAGRDRSRLPFTKKGKSIVKEKNATQNDGKIICENCKVETVPGQKHTKDTTPPSNEAQVDHVIPKVKGGKGDPENGQVLCRDCNIKKGDKSE
- a CDS encoding DUF4265 domain-containing protein encodes the protein MTADASEHSVKVFFELQQDEDGYPPVTCESMWATPVGDGLYRLGNIPFFARGVAYEDVVSAVPRDDGTLGFVEVVRPSGHSTLRVIAYEASEAPELRRQLEALGCDTEQSHIPNLFAVDVPPSVSLDAVRRLLEAGDASEHWEYEEACLEGA